Proteins from a genomic interval of Sphingopyxis sp. QXT-31:
- a CDS encoding family 20 glycosylhydrolase, which translates to MTITAMAAALLAAVPACAAQAPAQAALDRFADTLGYRLTMVDNGPDCPAGIDGCFLATITLTVPDTIPADLGRFSLYFSFVNRLPRVESDIFDHKLINGDLQQLILKPGVTLKPGARHEIKLWGVGSNFSKAFGMPNAYLVADGLQARTIAATRPVIDPDTGLEILPFVAPMTDEAKLAVKSDADKTRWLTAERAFDLQAARPAAAATGVVILPAPAKATQTKGRPVDLTAGVALTVEGADRTALAPAIAALANAGVADTGKLPLTIRIGAASLAPEGYTLDVAAKGVTIAAKDLAGANNALRSLAQQAAFEKGRVTPLHVEDAPLYPYRGLHLDLGRNFHGRDQILKLVEAMAAYKLNKLHLHLAEDEGWRIEIPALPELAEIGSKRCHDPSEQTCILPQLGAGPDGTSGVNGYLTTADYVAIVKAAAARQIEVIPSIDMPGHSRAAIKAMELRHARLTAAGKKAEADAYRLIDPADTTQYRSIQNYDDNTLNVCLPATYRFVDTVVDALADMHRQAGVPLKTFHLGADETAGAWVNSPACKAMIAENGGKSGELTPRFIERVTASLAAKGLRAGGWSDGMGHTQTANMPKDVQTNIWGVLHTGAIREAHDQMNRGWLTVLSIPDLGYFDMPYAPHPDEGGYDWASRGVDVHQVFGFMPDNLPANAATIRNTRAEGQPIEDKPLLEPGHRVAGVQAQLWSETIRTDAQVDYMLFPRLLALAERGWSAAPWTPAYQAGASYQWNDSRVDAAKLAAGWSDFAGRVAAQFPLLDAMGVAYRVAPPGARIANGKLEANSEFPGTAIEYRPTGGTWTRYAGPVAVTGPVDLRTRSADGKRASRTVRVEAAK; encoded by the coding sequence ATGACCATCACGGCGATGGCGGCGGCACTGCTGGCCGCGGTCCCCGCCTGTGCCGCACAGGCCCCTGCACAGGCCGCGCTCGACCGCTTCGCCGACACGCTCGGCTACCGTCTGACGATGGTCGACAACGGCCCCGATTGCCCCGCGGGCATCGACGGCTGCTTCCTCGCCACGATCACGCTGACCGTGCCCGACACCATCCCTGCCGACCTCGGCCGCTTCTCGCTCTACTTCAGCTTCGTCAACCGCCTGCCCAGGGTCGAAAGCGACATCTTCGACCACAAGCTCATCAACGGCGACCTCCAGCAGCTCATTCTCAAACCCGGCGTCACCCTCAAACCCGGCGCCAGGCACGAGATCAAACTCTGGGGTGTCGGCTCGAACTTCTCGAAGGCGTTCGGCATGCCAAACGCCTATCTCGTCGCCGATGGGCTGCAGGCGCGCACCATCGCCGCGACGCGCCCGGTCATCGACCCCGACACCGGGCTCGAAATCCTGCCCTTCGTCGCGCCGATGACCGACGAGGCGAAGCTCGCGGTCAAGAGCGACGCCGACAAGACGCGCTGGCTCACCGCCGAGCGCGCCTTCGACCTTCAGGCCGCACGCCCGGCCGCGGCCGCGACCGGCGTCGTCATCCTCCCCGCGCCCGCCAAGGCCACGCAGACCAAGGGCCGGCCCGTCGACCTCACCGCCGGCGTCGCGCTCACCGTCGAAGGTGCCGACCGCACCGCGCTCGCCCCCGCCATCGCCGCGCTGGCCAACGCAGGCGTCGCCGACACCGGCAAGCTCCCGCTCACGATCCGCATCGGCGCTGCCTCGCTCGCACCCGAGGGCTATACGCTCGACGTCGCCGCCAAGGGCGTGACCATCGCCGCGAAAGACCTTGCCGGGGCGAACAACGCGCTCCGCTCGCTCGCGCAGCAGGCGGCGTTCGAAAAGGGCAGGGTGACCCCGCTCCACGTCGAGGACGCGCCGCTTTATCCCTATCGCGGCCTCCACCTCGATCTCGGCCGCAACTTCCACGGCCGCGACCAGATATTGAAGCTCGTCGAGGCGATGGCCGCGTACAAGCTCAACAAGCTCCACCTCCACCTCGCTGAGGACGAGGGCTGGCGCATCGAGATCCCCGCGCTCCCCGAACTCGCCGAGATCGGCTCGAAACGCTGCCACGACCCGTCGGAGCAGACCTGCATCCTGCCGCAGCTCGGCGCCGGCCCCGACGGCACCAGCGGGGTGAACGGCTATCTCACCACCGCCGACTATGTCGCGATCGTGAAAGCCGCCGCGGCGCGCCAGATCGAGGTCATCCCGTCGATCGACATGCCCGGCCACAGCCGCGCCGCGATCAAGGCGATGGAACTCCGCCACGCGCGCCTCACCGCCGCGGGCAAGAAGGCGGAGGCCGACGCCTATCGCCTGATCGACCCCGCCGACACCACCCAATATCGCAGCATCCAGAACTACGACGACAACACGCTCAACGTCTGCCTGCCGGCGACCTATCGTTTCGTCGATACGGTGGTCGACGCCCTCGCCGACATGCACCGGCAGGCCGGCGTGCCGCTGAAAACCTTCCACCTCGGCGCCGACGAGACCGCGGGCGCCTGGGTGAACTCGCCCGCCTGCAAGGCGATGATCGCCGAAAACGGCGGCAAATCCGGCGAACTCACCCCGCGCTTCATCGAACGCGTCACCGCGAGCCTCGCCGCCAAGGGCCTGCGCGCCGGTGGCTGGAGCGACGGCATGGGGCATACCCAGACCGCGAACATGCCGAAAGACGTCCAGACCAACATCTGGGGCGTGCTCCACACGGGCGCGATCCGCGAGGCGCACGACCAGATGAACCGCGGCTGGTTGACCGTGCTCTCGATCCCCGACCTCGGCTATTTCGACATGCCTTACGCGCCGCATCCCGACGAGGGCGGCTACGACTGGGCCTCGCGCGGGGTCGACGTCCATCAGGTGTTCGGCTTCATGCCCGACAACCTCCCCGCCAATGCCGCGACGATCCGCAACACGCGAGCAGAGGGCCAGCCGATCGAGGACAAGCCCTTGCTCGAGCCCGGCCACCGCGTCGCGGGGGTGCAGGCGCAGCTCTGGAGCGAGACGATCCGCACCGACGCGCAGGTCGATTATATGCTCTTCCCGCGCCTGCTCGCGCTCGCCGAACGCGGCTGGAGCGCCGCGCCCTGGACTCCCGCGTACCAGGCGGGCGCCAGCTACCAATGGAACGACAGCCGCGTCGACGCCGCGAAGCTCGCCGCGGGCTGGTCGGATTTCGCGGGCCGCGTCGCGGCCCAATTCCCGTTGCTCGACGCGATGGGCGTCGCCTACCGCGTCGCTCCGCCGGGCGCGCGCATCGCGAACGGCAAGCTCGAAGCGAACAGCGAATTCCCCGGCACCGCGATCGAATATCGTCCCACAGGCGGCACCTGGACGCGTTACGCCGGCCCCGTGGCGGTCACGGGCCCGGTCGACCTCCGCACCCGCTCCGCCGACGGCAAACGCGCCAGCCGCACCGTGCGGGTCGAAGCGGCGAAGTAA